TGCGCCACGGCCAGTTCATTGCCCAGCTGGTGCTGGACGCCCTGGCGGGAGAACGGGCGGCCATCCGCTTCATTTCAGGAATCCATACGCGCCACCCCCTCGTCCTGCTGGAAACCATACGGGAAGCCCAGGAGGAAGGTTCCGTGCTCCAGGGAGACCCCATGAACATCCTCATCTACCTCGTCTGCTGCGGCGGGGCTCCTTTTATCCTTTCCGGACAACTCCAGGTGCACGACCCGAATGCCGTGCGGCCCGTGCTGGATCTGCTGGGCTCCATCCTCAATGACCCGGAAAGCGCCAGGCAGCGCATGACCTGGGCGCTCCGCGGCATCCGCCAGTCCTGAGAACCCACCGGACTCCGGAAATACCACGTTGCGCCGCGCTCTTCCTGCAAAGCTGGAGCGCCGCAGGATTTGCGGGCCATGGGCTTTCCCTTACCGCCTCCAATGGGGGCGGTGGGGCGGACGGGGCGGCGGAGGCGGAGGATTGTGATGATGCCAGTCATTGCGATACCTGTCCTTGTCGCGGTCATGCTGGACCGCCGCGCCGATGGCAGCCCCGGCGGCCAGCGCACCCACGCCGATGGCGGCGGCCCCGCCAGGCGTCACGGTGCTGTTTCCGTAACTGTCCGTCGTGCAGGACGGCATCAGGGAAAGAGACAGCCCGGCCACGGGAAGGAGCCAGAGGGATTTGATATGCTTGTTCATGGTGTGAAATATTGGTAATGCCGGCAACCCGGCTTGCATCCAGTAAGCGCGGCGTGCCCGCATGATTTGTTTAAGCATGTCACAGCCCGGAGAGGAATTCCCGGAATCATGACGCCTGTTATGCACAGCGGACCCTTTGGAACGCCCTGTTCCGGCGCGCCTGAACACGAAAATCCGCATGCGCTGCAAAAGAACAGACATGCGGATGTAGAAAGCGTTCATCTTCCGGAAAGCTCCGGAAAAGTCCGCCCGGATTATTTCTGCTCCGCAGCGGGTTCGATGCGGACGGGGCTCTGAATATCAAACAGGCTCTTGCGCAGCAGGTAGCCTCCGCGCTGGAGGACAAACGCGCTGGACGGGAACTTTTCCGCCAATTCACGGTAAAAGGCTCCCGCGGCGGCATTGTCCTTCTTCGCCCGGGCAATGTCCCCCAGGCACATGGTGGCAAAACCGGAAAAAGTGGGATCCCCCGCGTCCACCACGGAACGGAACAGGCCATCCGCCTCATCCGCCTTCCCGCGGTTCATCAGGCGGCATGCCAGGGTAACGGAAGCCTGGGCCTTCCATTCCTCCGTGGGAGCGGAATCAATAAAAGCTTTCATCCTGGCTACGCCTTCATCCTCCTTGCCGGCGTTCCACAGGGCGACCGCCTGAAGATAGGTGGCGGTGACGGCGGCGCGGGAATCGTCAAAATCCGCCACCACCTGCTGAAGCCCCTGTTCATTCAGGGAGATTTCCCCGGTAGCGGGGGATTCCGGCATGGCGGCCACCAGCGCGGCGCCTGCCTTTCTTTCCATGGAATCCTGCATGCCGTTGTAAATGATCCATCCGGCGGCTCCGAGAACGCACAGCAGCACGACCAGCGCAACCTTTCCGTAGTGTTCATCCAAAAACTGTTCATGCTTGGCCGGACCGACGGAGATTTCCGCAAACGCGCTTCCGTCGCCCATCGGCATGTTGTCCATGGCCCGTTTAATATCCTTGATATCCATAATATGTTGAAGAGGTTTCTATCGTGTTGTCCCGGCCAAATCAATCAGCTTTTTACTTATCTTCGCCATGTTCCAGAAGCTGGAGGGAATCCTTCAGGCCCAGGTTCCTGTAGATCTGCCGCGTGGCGCGGCTCTGGTTGAGCGTATAAAAATGAATGCCGGCCACGCCGGAATCCAGCAGCTCCGCACATTGGCTGGAGGCGTACTGGATGCCTACCTCCTGAACGGCGTCCGGATTGGAGCCGGCGCGTTTCAGCGCCTTGAGCAGCCGGGCCGGAAAACACGTGCCCCCGGAAAGCTCCGCCATGCGGTTCATGCCGGACAGGCTGGTTACGGGCATGATTCCGGCCAGAATGGGCACCTTGATGCCGGCCAGCAGGCAGCGTTCCCGGTAATCCAGAAAAGAATGGTTGTCAAAAAACAACTGGGTGCAGATGTAGTCTGCGCCGGCATCCACCTTCGCTTTCAGAAAATCCATCTCGCGCAGGCGGTTGGGCGTGGACGGATGGCCTTCAGGGAAGCCGGCCACACCTATGGCGAACCCGTCCGGATCAGGATGGCGTCCGGATTCGTTATATTCACGAATAAA
This portion of the Akkermansia massiliensis genome encodes:
- the metF gene encoding methylenetetrahydrofolate reductase [NAD(P)H], producing the protein MHLRERLQSGAGPSLSFEFFPPKNEQAAAALYQTIRELEPYHPSFVSVTYGAGGSTRELTREVVLRIQHESRIPTVPHLTCVGHSREEVWSILDQYAQAGVRAVLALRGDPPRGTENYNRDADAFRHAAELVAFIREYNESGRHPDPDGFAIGVAGFPEGHPSTPNRLREMDFLKAKVDAGADYICTQLFFDNHSFLDYRERCLLAGIKVPILAGIMPVTSLSGMNRMAELSGGTCFPARLLKALKRAGSNPDAVQEVGIQYASSQCAELLDSGVAGIHFYTLNQSRATRQIYRNLGLKDSLQLLEHGEDK
- a CDS encoding tetratricopeptide repeat protein, whose translation is MDIKDIKRAMDNMPMGDGSAFAEISVGPAKHEQFLDEHYGKVALVVLLCVLGAAGWIIYNGMQDSMERKAGAALVAAMPESPATGEISLNEQGLQQVVADFDDSRAAVTATYLQAVALWNAGKEDEGVARMKAFIDSAPTEEWKAQASVTLACRLMNRGKADEADGLFRSVVDAGDPTFSGFATMCLGDIARAKKDNAAAGAFYRELAEKFPSSAFVLQRGGYLLRKSLFDIQSPVRIEPAAEQK
- a CDS encoding TetR/AcrR family transcriptional regulator, with product MPKRKSTREHLLNTGAMIVGESGLRALTIRGLSLRAGTNTGSFVYHFGNREAFLNELLERWYEPLFTGVRTHANIHLPAFEKLEAILEDVMEFLLRHGQFIAQLVLDALAGERAAIRFISGIHTRHPLVLLETIREAQEEGSVLQGDPMNILIYLVCCGGAPFILSGQLQVHDPNAVRPVLDLLGSILNDPESARQRMTWALRGIRQS